Proteins encoded within one genomic window of Esox lucius isolate fEsoLuc1 chromosome 12, fEsoLuc1.pri, whole genome shotgun sequence:
- the slc6a6a gene encoding solute carrier family 6 member 6a isoform X2: MAQKEKLQCLKDFHKDTLKPSPGKSPGTRPEDEAEGKPIQREKWASKLDFILSVAGGFVGLGNVWRFPYLCYKNGGGAFLIPYTIFLFGGGLPVFFLEVALGQFTSEGGITCWEKLCPIFTGIGYASIVIVSLLNVYYIVILAWGLYYLFQCFQPELPWAKCNQPWNTDRCVEDTVRKNKTLMLTANITNFTSPVIEFWERNVLSISSGIDDVGSLKWDLALCLLAVWVVCFFCIWKGVKSTGKVVYITATFPFVMLIVLLVRGVTLPGASEGIKFYLYPDLSRLQDPEVWIDAGTQIFFSYAICLGAMTSLGSYNKYKYNCYRDCLLLGALNSGTSFVSGFAIFSVLGFMAQEQGVDIADVAESGPGLAFIAYPKAVSMMPMPTFWAILFFIMLLLLGLDSQFVEVEGQITSLVDLYPSILRMGYRREIFIAVMCFISYLLGLSMVTNGGMYVFQLFDYYAASGVCLLWVAFFECVAVAWVYGANNFYDAIEDMIGYRPNRWMKWSWTFITPVLCAGCFIFSLVKYKPLTYNKVYEYPDWSIGLGWSLALASMICIPMVMVIKILQSDGPLIERIKAVAAPVKGGASSRPTEYSVKGSELTQPLDPNGNNGLIKPTHTIVETTM; the protein is encoded by the exons ATGGCACAGAAAGAAAAGCTCCAATGTCTGAAAGATTTCCACAAGGACACACTGAAGCCTTCCCCAGGAAAGAGCCCGGGCACGAGGCCGGAGGATGAGGCCGAGGGCAAGCCCATTCAGAGGGAGAAATGGGCCAGCAAGCTAGACTTTATCTTGTCTGTGGCAGGAGGCTTCGTCGGTTTAGGGAACGTGTGGCGTTTCCCGTACCTCTGTTATAAGAATGGTGGAG GTGCGTTTCTCATCCCCTACACAATCTTCCTGTTTGGTGGAGGCCTGCCGGTGTTCTTCCTTGAGGTGGCTCTGGGACAGTTTACCTCTGAGGGGGGCATCACCTGCTGGGAAAAGCTCTGCCCCATCTTCACTG GTATTGGCTACGCCTCCATTGTGATCGTCTCTCTTCTGAACGTCTACTACATCGTCATTCTGGCCTGGGGACTCTATTACCTGTTCCAGTGCTTTCAGCCGGAGCTGCCCTGGGCCAAATGCAATCAGCCGTGGAACACAGACCGCTGCGTGGAGGACACCGTCCGCAAGAATAAGACCCTGATGCTGACTGCCAACATCACCAACTTTACCTCCCCCGTCATTGAGTTTTGGGA ACGCAACGTGCTGAGCATCTCCTCGGGGATCGATGACGTTGGCTCCCTGAAGTGGGACCTAGCCTTGTGTCTTCTGGCAGTATGGGTCGTCTGCTTCTTCTGCATTTGGAAGGGAGTAAAGTCTACCGGGAAG GTGGTGTATATCACAGCAACTTTCCCTTTCGTCATGCTTATCGTGCTGTTGGTCCGCGGAGTGACTCTGCCAGGGGCATCTGAAGGGATCAAATTCTATCTCTACCCGGACCTGAGTCGCCTACAAGACCCAGAG GTGTGGATCGACGCAGGAACCCAGATATTCTTCTCCTACGCCATTTGTTTGGGGGCCATGACTTCACTGGGGAgctacaacaaatacaaatacaactgCTACAG GGACTGTTTGCTGCTGGGAGCCCTGAACAGCGGAACCAGTTTTGTGTCTGGCTTCGCAATATTTTCCGTCCTGGGCTTCATGGCACAAGAGCAAGGGGTGGACATTGCCGATGTGGCAGAGTCAG GTCCTGGCTTGGCCTTTATTGCCTACCCCAAGGCTGTGTCCATGATGCCCATGCCCACGTTCTGGGCCATCCTATTCTTCATCATGCTTCTGCTACTGGGTCTCGACAGTCAG TTTGTTGAAGTGGAAGGACAGATCACCTCCCTGGTGGATCTGTATCCATCCATTTTGCGGATGGGTTATCGGCGTGAGATCTTTATAGCTGTCATGTGTTTCATAAGCTATCTTCTTGGACTAAGCATGGTGACCAAC GGGGGCATGTATGTGTTTCAGCTCTTTGACTACTATGCAGCCAGTGGTGTTTGCCTTCTTTGGGTTGCATTCTTTGAATGTGTTGCTGTAGCCTGGGTTTATG GCGCTAATAATTTCTATGACGCGATTGAAGACATGATTGGCTACCGACCAAACCGGTGGATGAAATGGAGCTGGACCTTTATCACTCCTGTCCTCTGTGCG GGTTGCTTCATCTTCTCATTGGTCAAGTACAAGCCCCTGACATATAACAAGGTGTACGAGTACCCCGACTGGTCCATCGGCTTGGGCTGGTCTCTGGCCCTTGCCTCTATGATTTGCATCCCCATGGTAATGGTCATCAAGATCCTCCAGTCTGACGGACCACTCATAG
- the slc6a6a gene encoding solute carrier family 6 member 6a isoform X1, giving the protein MKEIMAQKEKLQCLKDFHKDTLKPSPGKSPGTRPEDEAEGKPIQREKWASKLDFILSVAGGFVGLGNVWRFPYLCYKNGGGAFLIPYTIFLFGGGLPVFFLEVALGQFTSEGGITCWEKLCPIFTGIGYASIVIVSLLNVYYIVILAWGLYYLFQCFQPELPWAKCNQPWNTDRCVEDTVRKNKTLMLTANITNFTSPVIEFWERNVLSISSGIDDVGSLKWDLALCLLAVWVVCFFCIWKGVKSTGKVVYITATFPFVMLIVLLVRGVTLPGASEGIKFYLYPDLSRLQDPEVWIDAGTQIFFSYAICLGAMTSLGSYNKYKYNCYRDCLLLGALNSGTSFVSGFAIFSVLGFMAQEQGVDIADVAESGPGLAFIAYPKAVSMMPMPTFWAILFFIMLLLLGLDSQFVEVEGQITSLVDLYPSILRMGYRREIFIAVMCFISYLLGLSMVTNGGMYVFQLFDYYAASGVCLLWVAFFECVAVAWVYGANNFYDAIEDMIGYRPNRWMKWSWTFITPVLCAGCFIFSLVKYKPLTYNKVYEYPDWSIGLGWSLALASMICIPMVMVIKILQSDGPLIERIKAVAAPVKGGASSRPTEYSVKGSELTQPLDPNGNNGLIKPTHTIVETTM; this is encoded by the exons ATGAAGGAAAT CATGGCACAGAAAGAAAAGCTCCAATGTCTGAAAGATTTCCACAAGGACACACTGAAGCCTTCCCCAGGAAAGAGCCCGGGCACGAGGCCGGAGGATGAGGCCGAGGGCAAGCCCATTCAGAGGGAGAAATGGGCCAGCAAGCTAGACTTTATCTTGTCTGTGGCAGGAGGCTTCGTCGGTTTAGGGAACGTGTGGCGTTTCCCGTACCTCTGTTATAAGAATGGTGGAG GTGCGTTTCTCATCCCCTACACAATCTTCCTGTTTGGTGGAGGCCTGCCGGTGTTCTTCCTTGAGGTGGCTCTGGGACAGTTTACCTCTGAGGGGGGCATCACCTGCTGGGAAAAGCTCTGCCCCATCTTCACTG GTATTGGCTACGCCTCCATTGTGATCGTCTCTCTTCTGAACGTCTACTACATCGTCATTCTGGCCTGGGGACTCTATTACCTGTTCCAGTGCTTTCAGCCGGAGCTGCCCTGGGCCAAATGCAATCAGCCGTGGAACACAGACCGCTGCGTGGAGGACACCGTCCGCAAGAATAAGACCCTGATGCTGACTGCCAACATCACCAACTTTACCTCCCCCGTCATTGAGTTTTGGGA ACGCAACGTGCTGAGCATCTCCTCGGGGATCGATGACGTTGGCTCCCTGAAGTGGGACCTAGCCTTGTGTCTTCTGGCAGTATGGGTCGTCTGCTTCTTCTGCATTTGGAAGGGAGTAAAGTCTACCGGGAAG GTGGTGTATATCACAGCAACTTTCCCTTTCGTCATGCTTATCGTGCTGTTGGTCCGCGGAGTGACTCTGCCAGGGGCATCTGAAGGGATCAAATTCTATCTCTACCCGGACCTGAGTCGCCTACAAGACCCAGAG GTGTGGATCGACGCAGGAACCCAGATATTCTTCTCCTACGCCATTTGTTTGGGGGCCATGACTTCACTGGGGAgctacaacaaatacaaatacaactgCTACAG GGACTGTTTGCTGCTGGGAGCCCTGAACAGCGGAACCAGTTTTGTGTCTGGCTTCGCAATATTTTCCGTCCTGGGCTTCATGGCACAAGAGCAAGGGGTGGACATTGCCGATGTGGCAGAGTCAG GTCCTGGCTTGGCCTTTATTGCCTACCCCAAGGCTGTGTCCATGATGCCCATGCCCACGTTCTGGGCCATCCTATTCTTCATCATGCTTCTGCTACTGGGTCTCGACAGTCAG TTTGTTGAAGTGGAAGGACAGATCACCTCCCTGGTGGATCTGTATCCATCCATTTTGCGGATGGGTTATCGGCGTGAGATCTTTATAGCTGTCATGTGTTTCATAAGCTATCTTCTTGGACTAAGCATGGTGACCAAC GGGGGCATGTATGTGTTTCAGCTCTTTGACTACTATGCAGCCAGTGGTGTTTGCCTTCTTTGGGTTGCATTCTTTGAATGTGTTGCTGTAGCCTGGGTTTATG GCGCTAATAATTTCTATGACGCGATTGAAGACATGATTGGCTACCGACCAAACCGGTGGATGAAATGGAGCTGGACCTTTATCACTCCTGTCCTCTGTGCG GGTTGCTTCATCTTCTCATTGGTCAAGTACAAGCCCCTGACATATAACAAGGTGTACGAGTACCCCGACTGGTCCATCGGCTTGGGCTGGTCTCTGGCCCTTGCCTCTATGATTTGCATCCCCATGGTAATGGTCATCAAGATCCTCCAGTCTGACGGACCACTCATAG